ACATTTTTAATGGCGGCCCGCAGAATGGACATCAGGTCGATGCCGCGATGCTGAAAGAAATGGGAATCTTCAGCAGCCACAAAAGCATGTATCAGTTGACGGGGAATGCGTACGATGGGGACCAGGATGCGACGTTCTTTGGAAAATTCGCTGATAACGGTGCCATCGTCGCTATGGATGGTGGTAATGATGGGCGGACGGTAATCGGCCAGGGTATCGACCTTGGGCAACGAAGCCGATACCAGTCCGTAGGCGGTTGCCAGAGCGAGACATCCGGCCAAAAAAAGGCCGAGGCACGACCAGAGGATGATTTTAATAGAGCGTTTTATGTTCATAGGGGTATGGTCTCTCCTTAAGAAATAAGCCCTCTTTATACCATAAATCACCCACTTGAACCAACCGCTTTGCCCCGTATCAGGGCTGCGGAGCTGGTTGCTTCCAATCGATGGCAGGATGGTTTTCCTGATCTGACATTTCGAATATTCGGACAGGAAAAAACCTGGTGGTCATGCTGCGGATGATGCGACCGAAACAAGAAGACTCCTAGATGGCCATAAAGGTTTGCCTGCCGTTGTCCGTTTGTCCGTAAACTTCAGTGTCAGCAGAGGATTAACAACCTTCATGCAGACGCTGCGAGGGATTGACTTTCGATGGTAGCTGTGCTAACCAACCATAGAGTAAAAGGAGAAGACACATGGCTCACCATCGGAACCGAGTACTGGTCGAAACAACGATAGCACGAGCGATGGGCTCTGCGGCTGAAGGTCGCAGAATGGCTCGTTGTCTTGCTATGTAAAATCCCGGTGAGTCGGAGAATCTTTGCAGGTAAGCCATGGGCATTGGAAGCTCATGGCTTTTTACGTTATAGTGCATGTGAAATCGATGTGAACCGAGGCTTTTTGAAGGGATTTCAGATAAATCTATGAGAAACGATATCGTACATATCGGCGCAGGCGAATTGACCTATGAGATTCGGGCCATTGTGGAGATTGCCGAGACGCTTCAGCGTATGGGCATCAAAACCAACATGGAAAATATCGGCGATCCGGTGGCCAAGGGCGAAAAAATACCCAAGTGGATGAAAAAGCTGGTGGCTGAACTGGTTATGGAGGATTGTTCCTACGGCTACTGCCCCACCAAGGGGGTGCTGGAGACGCGTGAGTTTTTGGCGGAGCGCACCAATCGGCGCGGCAAGGCCCAAATCACTGCCGAAGATATCATGTTCTTCAATGGCCTGGGGGATGCGATCCAGAAGGTATACGGCTTTCTTCGGCGCGAGGCACGTGTCATCGGCCCTTCGCCGACCTATTCCACCCATTCCTCGGCCGAAGCCGCCCATGCCGGACAACGGCCTATTTCCTATCGTCTGGATCCCGACAACAACTGGTATCCGGACCTGGACGACTTGCGGCTATCGGTGAAATACAACCCGGCGGTTTCCGGGATTCTGATCATCAATCCCGACAACCCGACGGGCTCGGTCTATCCGGAGCGGATTCTGCGCGAGATGATCGCCATCGCCAGGGAATACGATTTGTTCGTAATTTGCGATGAGGTCTACCTGAATATCGTCTATAACGGCCAATCGACCAAGCCCCTGTCGGATCTCATCGGCGACGTACCCGGCATGGCATTACGCGGTATCAGCAAGGATGTGCCGTGGCCCGGCGCCCGTTGCGGTTGGATCGAAACCTACAATGCCGAGCGCGACCCGGTTTTCAAGCGCTACATGCAGAGCATTCTCAATGCCAAGATGGTTGAAGTCTGTTCCACTACCTTACCCCAGAAGGCGATACCGCGCATTCTGGATCATCCCGAATATCCGTCCTATCTCGATGAGCGGCGGGCCCGATACGAAAACTGTTCCAATATTGCCT
This DNA window, taken from Syntrophotalea carbinolica DSM 2380, encodes the following:
- a CDS encoding pyridoxal phosphate-dependent aminotransferase is translated as MRNDIVHIGAGELTYEIRAIVEIAETLQRMGIKTNMENIGDPVAKGEKIPKWMKKLVAELVMEDCSYGYCPTKGVLETREFLAERTNRRGKAQITAEDIMFFNGLGDAIQKVYGFLRREARVIGPSPTYSTHSSAEAAHAGQRPISYRLDPDNNWYPDLDDLRLSVKYNPAVSGILIINPDNPTGSVYPERILREMIAIAREYDLFVICDEVYLNIVYNGQSTKPLSDLIGDVPGMALRGISKDVPWPGARCGWIETYNAERDPVFKRYMQSILNAKMVEVCSTTLPQKAIPRILDHPEYPSYLDERRARYENCSNIAYEILKDVPGTKVNRTNGAFYMSVVIKSEALTHKQTLPIENAEVRSLVERLVSPPGVSLDKRFVYYLLASTGICVVPLSSFCTREMGFRITLLERDEKEFTRIFQTIADSITAYLNS